One window of Mesorhizobium sp. PAMC28654 genomic DNA carries:
- a CDS encoding complex I NDUFA9 subunit family protein produces MTEILQTPKLIVVFGGSGFVGRHVVRALAKRGYRIRVACRRPDLAGHLQPLGNVGQIQPVQANVRMRWSVDRAVQGADHVVNLVAILHESGRQKFTSVHEFGARAIAEAARSVGAGLTHVSALGADAKSGSDYARTKALGEKAVLDTIKDAVILRPSVIFGPEDEFFNRFANMARYSPVLPLIGGGQTKFQPVYVGDVAEAVARSVDGKVDAGHTYELGGPTVLTFKECMQELLTVIDRKRLLVPVPWWVANIQASILGLLPNPLLTKDQVMQLREHNIVSETAAKANRTLAGLGIQPQSIGTILPSYLWRYRPAGQFQQRKPAA; encoded by the coding sequence ATGACCGAAATCCTGCAGACCCCCAAGCTCATCGTCGTGTTCGGAGGGTCCGGGTTTGTCGGCCGGCACGTGGTGCGGGCGCTGGCCAAGCGCGGCTACCGCATCAGGGTTGCCTGCCGCCGGCCCGATCTCGCCGGCCATCTGCAGCCGCTTGGCAATGTCGGCCAGATCCAGCCGGTGCAGGCCAATGTGCGCATGCGCTGGTCGGTCGACCGCGCCGTGCAGGGCGCTGATCATGTCGTCAACCTGGTGGCCATCCTGCATGAGAGCGGCCGGCAGAAATTCACCTCCGTCCACGAGTTCGGTGCCCGTGCGATCGCCGAGGCGGCGCGTTCCGTGGGCGCCGGCCTTACCCATGTTTCGGCGCTGGGCGCGGATGCGAAGTCCGGATCGGACTATGCGCGCACCAAGGCGCTCGGTGAAAAGGCGGTGCTGGACACGATCAAGGACGCCGTCATCTTGCGGCCCTCGGTCATTTTCGGGCCGGAGGATGAATTCTTCAACCGGTTCGCCAACATGGCGCGCTATTCACCGGTCCTGCCGCTGATCGGCGGTGGGCAGACCAAGTTCCAGCCGGTCTATGTCGGCGACGTCGCCGAAGCCGTGGCACGCTCTGTCGACGGCAAGGTCGACGCCGGCCATACCTACGAGCTTGGCGGCCCAACTGTGCTTACGTTCAAGGAATGCATGCAGGAGCTGCTCACCGTGATCGACCGCAAGCGCCTGCTGGTGCCCGTCCCCTGGTGGGTGGCGAACATCCAGGCCTCCATCCTCGGCCTGCTGCCCAACCCGCTGCTGACCAAGGACCAGGTGATGCAGCTGCGCGAGCACAACATTGTCTCGGAGACCGCGGCCAAGGCCAACCGGACATTGGCCGGCCTCGGCATCCAGCCGCAGTCGATCGGAACGATCCTGCCCAGCTATCTCTGGCGCTACCGCCCGGCCGGGCAGTTCCAGCAGCGCAAGCCCGCGGCTTAG
- a CDS encoding IS630 family transposase (programmed frameshift) produces the protein MAKSLSEDLRARVVAAVDGGLSRRAAAARFGVAAASSVRWVREWRETGATCAKPQGGDRRSHRVEAYRDIILAAIERRVDITLVELAELLRQEHGASFATSTIWRFLDRHSMTFKKKTAHASEQERPDVAARRNAWFDAQPDLDPEHLVFIDETGASTKMARLRGRTKRGMRCRSPIPHGHWKTTTFTGALRLTGMTAPMVLDGPMTGEWFVAYVEQVLVPTLRPDDVVILDNLPAHKSAAARVAIEATGARMMFLPPYSPDFNPIENAFSKLKSILRKAAARTVAELWDTISAALPCFTPTECANYFAATGYEPE, from the exons ATGGCGAAATCCTTATCGGAAGATTTGCGGGCTCGGGTGGTCGCAGCGGTTGATGGCGGCCTGTCGCGACGGGCGGCAGCGGCGCGATTTGGCGTGGCGGCGGCAAGCTCGGTGCGTTGGGTCCGGGAATGGCGCGAGACCGGAGCCACCTGCGCAAAGCCGCAGGGCGGCGACAGGCGGTCCCACCGCGTTGAAGCGTATCGCGACATCATCCTGGCGGCGATCGAGAGGCGGGTGGACATCACGCTGGTCGAACTCGCCGAGTTGCTGCGACAGGAGCATGGCGCGTCGTTTGCGACGAGCACGATCTGGCGGTTTCTCGATCGTCACTCCATGACCTTCAA AAAAAAAACGGCGCACGCCAGCGAGCAGGAGCGGCCAGACGTGGCGGCGCGACGAAACGCCTGGTTCGACGCCCAGCCCGATCTTGATCCCGAGCATCTGGTCTTCATCGACGAGACCGGAGCCTCGACAAAGATGGCTCGACTGCGGGGGCGCACGAAGCGCGGGATGCGGTGCCGATCGCCAATCCCGCATGGCCATTGGAAGACGACGACGTTCACCGGCGCCCTGCGCCTCACTGGCATGACCGCGCCAATGGTCCTGGACGGCCCGATGACTGGCGAATGGTTTGTCGCCTATGTCGAGCAGGTTCTCGTGCCGACGCTGCGGCCCGACGATGTCGTGATCCTCGACAACCTGCCGGCGCACAAAAGCGCAGCCGCCCGTGTGGCGATCGAAGCAACCGGCGCAAGGATGATGTTCCTCCCGCCCTATTCCCCCGACTTCAACCCGATCGAGAACGCCTTTTCCAAGCTGAAATCGATTCTACGCAAAGCCGCCGCACGAACCGTCGCGGAATTGTGGGATACCATCAGCGCCGCACTGCCTTGCTTCACACCAACCGAGTGCGCCAACTACTTCGCCGCAACAGGATATGAGCCGGAATGA
- a CDS encoding cytochrome P450 gives MDTQPAPFIPPAPKPRTTPPSTLEMIRIVYRNPLELWGEQTYNEPWISAKGAGGPLVIANDPGLIRHVLVDNAKNYKMATVRQKILRPILRDGLLTAEGEVWKRSRKAMAPVFTPRHIFGFAQPMLKRTLEFVTRYENGGTSDIAHDMTLLTYDILAETLFSGEIAGEPGSFANQIDRLFETMGRVDPLDLLRAPDWLPRLTRIRGRKTMAYFRKIVTDTVKMREEKFRRDPDGVPQDFLTLLLKAEGPDGLTRAEVEDNIITFIGAGHETTARALGWTLYCLAESPWERDRVEQEIDAVLAREPDPTKWLDAMPFTRAAFDEALRLYPPAPSINREPIEPEMWKDLYIPKHAAVLVMPWVVHRHRKLWDRPDAFLPERFHPGNREKIDRFQYLPFGAGPRVCIGASFAMQEAIIALAIMLSRFRFDTTAETKPWPVQKLTTQPQGGLPMRVTPR, from the coding sequence ATGGACACGCAGCCCGCCCCTTTCATTCCCCCCGCACCGAAGCCGCGCACAACGCCGCCTTCGACGCTGGAGATGATCCGCATCGTCTATCGCAACCCGCTCGAACTGTGGGGTGAGCAAACCTACAACGAGCCCTGGATTTCCGCCAAGGGTGCCGGCGGGCCTCTGGTCATCGCCAACGATCCCGGCCTCATCCGCCATGTGCTGGTGGACAATGCCAAAAACTACAAGATGGCGACGGTGCGCCAGAAGATTCTGCGGCCGATCCTGCGCGATGGCCTGCTGACGGCCGAGGGCGAGGTGTGGAAGCGCTCACGCAAGGCGATGGCGCCGGTGTTCACACCGCGCCATATCTTTGGCTTTGCCCAGCCGATGCTGAAGCGCACGTTGGAGTTCGTCACCCGCTACGAAAACGGCGGCACGTCTGATATCGCCCATGACATGACGCTGCTGACGTATGACATCCTGGCCGAGACGCTGTTCTCCGGCGAGATCGCGGGCGAGCCGGGCAGTTTCGCCAACCAGATCGACCGCCTGTTCGAGACCATGGGCCGGGTCGATCCGCTCGACCTGTTGCGGGCGCCGGACTGGCTGCCGCGGCTCACCCGCATTCGTGGCCGCAAGACCATGGCCTATTTCCGCAAGATCGTGACCGACACCGTCAAGATGCGCGAGGAGAAGTTCAGGCGTGATCCAGATGGCGTGCCGCAGGATTTCCTGACGCTGCTGCTCAAGGCCGAAGGTCCGGACGGGCTGACGCGGGCAGAGGTCGAGGACAATATCATTACTTTCATCGGCGCCGGCCACGAGACCACCGCGCGCGCGCTCGGCTGGACGCTGTATTGCCTTGCGGAATCCCCGTGGGAGCGCGACCGGGTCGAGCAGGAGATCGACGCAGTGCTGGCGCGCGAACCTGATCCGACGAAGTGGCTTGATGCCATGCCGTTCACGCGCGCCGCCTTCGACGAGGCGCTCAGGCTCTACCCGCCGGCGCCATCGATCAACCGCGAGCCGATCGAGCCGGAAATGTGGAAGGATCTCTACATCCCCAAGCACGCCGCCGTTCTGGTGATGCCGTGGGTCGTCCATCGCCACCGGAAGCTTTGGGACAGGCCGGACGCCTTCCTGCCCGAACGCTTCCATCCGGGAAATCGCGAGAAGATCGACCGCTTCCAGTATCTGCCGTTCGGCGCGGGCCCGCGTGTTTGCATTGGCGCGAGCTTCGCCATGCAGGAGGCGATCATCGCGCTGGCGATCATGCTGTCGCGATTTCGCTTCGACACCACGGCCGAGACCAAGCCATGGCCGGTGCAGAAGCTGACCACCCAGCCGCAGGGCGGGCTGCCGATGCGGGTAACGCCGCGCTAG
- the gyrB gene encoding DNA topoisomerase (ATP-hydrolyzing) subunit B, with protein sequence MSDQTDNANGAEAEYGADSIKVLKGLDAVRKRPGMYIGDTDDGSGLHHMVYEVVDNAIDEALAGHADLVSVTLNPDGSVTVIDNGRGIPTDIHTGEGISAAEVIMTQLHAGGKFDQNSYKVSGGLHGVGVSVVNALSAWLWLKIRRNGQIFEMSFTHGNADAPLKATGTYEQNKTAGTNEGRSGSEITFFPSAETFTMVEFDFGTLEHRLRELAFLNSGVRIVLTDARHADVVRHELHYDGGLEEFVKYLDRVKKPLIDKPIAIKAERDGITVEVAMWWNDSYHENVLAFTNNIPQRDGGTHLAGFRGALTRQITGYGESSGLTKKEKVGLIGDDCREGLTAVLSVKVPDPKFSSQTKDKLVSSEVRPVVEGLVNEALGTWLEEHPSEGKVVIDKVIQAAAAREAARKARDITRKSSLGITSLPGKLADCQERDPAKSEIFIVEGDSAGGSAKGGRSRQNQAILPLRGKILNVERARFDRMLGSEMIGTLITALGTSIGKDEFNADKLRYHKIILMTDADVDGAHIRTLLLTFFFRQMPELIERGHLYIAQPPLYKVTRGKSSQYIKDESAFEEFLIGSGLEEASLTLGSGEVRVGHDLRGAIDDALAVRQLINGLHTRYNRGVVEQAAIAGGLNPDVFADLGRADAMAERVAKRLDIIAEDTERGWTGRMSTSNEGTGGYVFERTVRSVKEYAHLDLGLINSADARQLDRYAPRLTEVYDVPPVLRRKDVSETISGPLALLNAVFATGRKGLTMQRYKGLGEMNAEQLWETTLDPNVRSLLQVRVNDATDADSLFSRLMGDEVEPRREFIQENALSVANLDI encoded by the coding sequence ATGAGCGACCAGACAGACAACGCCAACGGCGCTGAAGCCGAATACGGCGCCGATTCCATCAAGGTTTTGAAGGGGTTGGATGCCGTGCGCAAACGGCCCGGCATGTATATCGGCGATACCGACGATGGTTCGGGCCTTCACCATATGGTCTATGAGGTGGTCGATAACGCCATCGACGAGGCGCTCGCCGGCCATGCGGACCTCGTCAGCGTAACGCTCAACCCCGACGGCTCGGTGACGGTCATCGACAACGGGCGGGGCATTCCGACCGATATCCACACTGGCGAAGGCATTTCGGCCGCCGAAGTGATCATGACGCAGCTGCACGCCGGCGGCAAATTCGACCAGAATTCCTACAAGGTGTCCGGCGGCCTGCACGGCGTCGGTGTCTCGGTGGTCAACGCGCTGTCCGCCTGGCTGTGGCTAAAAATCCGCCGCAACGGCCAGATCTTCGAGATGAGCTTCACCCATGGCAATGCCGACGCGCCGCTGAAGGCGACCGGTACCTATGAACAAAACAAGACGGCTGGCACCAACGAAGGGCGTAGCGGCAGCGAGATCACGTTCTTTCCGTCGGCCGAGACCTTCACCATGGTGGAGTTCGACTTCGGCACGCTGGAGCACCGGCTGCGCGAACTGGCCTTCCTGAACTCCGGCGTGCGCATCGTGCTGACCGACGCGCGCCATGCCGACGTCGTTCGCCATGAGCTGCATTATGACGGAGGGCTCGAGGAGTTCGTCAAATATCTCGACCGCGTCAAGAAACCGCTGATCGACAAGCCGATTGCCATCAAGGCCGAGCGTGACGGCATCACCGTCGAAGTCGCGATGTGGTGGAACGACAGCTACCACGAGAACGTGCTTGCCTTCACCAACAACATCCCGCAGCGCGACGGCGGCACCCACCTGGCCGGTTTCCGCGGTGCGTTGACACGCCAGATCACCGGCTATGGAGAATCCTCTGGCCTGACCAAGAAGGAAAAGGTCGGGCTCATCGGCGACGATTGCCGCGAGGGGCTGACGGCCGTGCTTTCGGTCAAGGTTCCCGACCCGAAATTCTCCTCGCAGACCAAGGACAAGCTGGTCTCGTCGGAAGTCCGCCCGGTGGTGGAAGGGCTCGTCAACGAGGCGCTCGGCACCTGGCTGGAAGAACACCCGTCCGAGGGCAAGGTGGTCATCGACAAGGTGATCCAGGCGGCGGCCGCCCGTGAAGCCGCGCGCAAGGCGCGCGACATCACACGCAAGAGCTCGCTTGGCATCACCTCGCTGCCCGGCAAGCTGGCCGACTGCCAGGAACGCGACCCGGCGAAATCCGAGATATTCATCGTCGAGGGTGACTCCGCCGGTGGCTCGGCCAAGGGCGGCCGATCGCGCCAGAACCAGGCCATCCTTCCGCTGCGCGGCAAGATCCTCAATGTCGAGCGGGCTCGTTTTGACCGCATGCTCGGCTCCGAGATGATCGGCACTCTGATCACCGCGCTTGGCACTTCGATCGGCAAGGACGAGTTCAACGCCGACAAGCTGCGCTACCACAAGATCATCCTGATGACCGACGCCGATGTCGACGGCGCCCACATCCGCACCTTGCTGCTCACCTTTTTCTTCCGGCAGATGCCGGAGCTGATCGAGCGCGGCCATCTCTACATCGCCCAGCCGCCGCTTTACAAAGTGACGCGTGGCAAGAGTTCGCAATACATCAAGGACGAGAGCGCCTTCGAGGAATTCCTGATCGGCTCAGGGCTGGAGGAAGCCTCGCTGACGCTTGGCTCGGGCGAGGTCAGGGTCGGCCATGACTTGCGCGGCGCCATCGACGATGCGCTGGCCGTGCGCCAGCTGATCAACGGACTGCACACGCGCTACAACAGAGGCGTGGTCGAGCAGGCCGCGATCGCCGGTGGCCTCAACCCGGACGTGTTTGCCGACCTCGGCCGCGCCGACGCCATGGCCGAGCGCGTCGCCAAGCGGCTAGACATCATCGCCGAGGACACCGAACGCGGCTGGACCGGCCGCATGTCGACCTCGAACGAGGGGACCGGCGGCTATGTGTTCGAACGTACGGTGCGCAGCGTCAAGGAATACGCGCATCTGGATCTCGGGCTGATCAATTCGGCCGATGCGCGCCAACTCGACCGCTACGCACCACGCCTCACCGAGGTCTACGACGTGCCGCCGGTGCTGCGTCGCAAGGACGTCTCCGAAACGATCTCGGGACCTTTGGCGCTGCTCAACGCTGTCTTCGCGACCGGCCGCAAGGGCCTGACCATGCAGCGCTACAAGGGTCTTGGCGAGATGAACGCCGAGCAGCTCTGGGAAACCACGCTCGACCCGAATGTGCGCTCGCTGCTGCAGGTCAGGGTCAATGACGCCACCGATGCGGACTCGCTGTTCTCGCGGCTGATGGGCGACGAAGTCGAGCCGAGGCGCGAATTCATCCAGGAAAACGCGCTGTCGGTCGCCAATCTGGATATCTGA
- a CDS encoding NAD(P)(+) transhydrogenase (Re/Si-specific) subunit beta gives MNANFASFLYLVSGVLFIMALRGLSHPTTSRQGNMYGMIGMAIAIATTLALATPSLEGLGLIVLGLAIGGSVGAVTARRIAMTSMPQLVAAFHSLVGLAAVMVAAAAIYAPTSFGIGEVGAIHAQALVEMSLGVAIGAITFTGSVIAFLKLDGRMSGKPIMIGGRHFINAALGIALVVLIVLLVTTQSYAVFWLIVIASLALGVLLIIPIGGADMPVVVSMLNSYSGWAAAALGFTLGNLALIITGALVGSSGAILSYIMCKGMNRSFISVILGGFGGETAAATDDGIERTVKQGSADDAAYLMMNAQKVIIVPGYGMAVAQAQHALRELADKLKANGVDVKYAIHPVAGRMPGHMNVLLAEANVPYDEVFELEDINSEFAQADVAYVIGANDVTNPSARDDKSSPIYGMPILDVDKARTCLFVKRSLGSGYAGIDNTLFYKDGTMMLLGDAKKMTEEIVKAMDH, from the coding sequence GTGAACGCCAACTTCGCCTCCTTCCTCTATCTGGTTTCCGGCGTATTGTTCATCATGGCGCTGCGCGGCCTGTCGCACCCGACCACCAGCCGCCAGGGCAACATGTACGGCATGATCGGCATGGCCATCGCCATTGCCACGACGCTGGCGCTGGCAACGCCTTCGCTGGAAGGTCTCGGCCTGATCGTGCTTGGCCTGGCGATCGGCGGTTCAGTCGGCGCGGTCACCGCACGGCGCATCGCCATGACCTCGATGCCGCAACTGGTCGCCGCCTTCCATTCGCTCGTCGGCCTTGCCGCCGTCATGGTTGCGGCTGCCGCCATCTATGCGCCGACCAGCTTCGGCATCGGCGAAGTCGGCGCCATCCACGCCCAGGCGCTGGTCGAGATGAGCCTTGGCGTCGCCATCGGCGCCATCACCTTCACCGGCTCGGTCATCGCCTTCCTCAAGCTCGACGGCCGCATGTCCGGCAAGCCGATCATGATCGGCGGCCGTCACTTCATCAACGCCGCGCTGGGCATCGCCCTGGTGGTGCTGATCGTGCTGCTCGTCACCACGCAGAGCTATGCGGTGTTCTGGCTGATCGTCATCGCTTCGCTGGCGCTCGGCGTGCTGCTGATCATTCCGATCGGCGGCGCCGACATGCCCGTCGTCGTCTCGATGCTCAACTCCTATTCGGGTTGGGCCGCGGCCGCACTCGGCTTCACGCTTGGCAATCTGGCGCTGATCATCACCGGCGCGCTGGTCGGCTCGTCCGGCGCGATCCTGTCCTACATCATGTGCAAGGGCATGAACCGCTCCTTCATCTCCGTCATCCTCGGCGGCTTTGGTGGCGAGACGGCTGCTGCCACCGACGACGGCATCGAGCGCACGGTCAAGCAGGGTTCGGCTGACGATGCCGCCTACCTGATGATGAACGCGCAGAAGGTCATCATCGTGCCGGGCTACGGCATGGCGGTGGCCCAGGCGCAGCACGCGCTGCGCGAACTGGCCGACAAGCTCAAGGCCAACGGCGTCGACGTGAAATACGCCATCCACCCGGTCGCCGGCCGCATGCCCGGCCACATGAACGTGCTGCTCGCCGAAGCCAACGTGCCCTATGACGAGGTGTTCGAACTCGAGGACATCAACTCCGAGTTCGCGCAGGCCGATGTCGCCTATGTCATCGGCGCCAACGACGTCACCAATCCTTCCGCGCGGGACGACAAGTCCTCGCCGATCTACGGCATGCCGATCCTCGACGTCGACAAGGCGCGGACCTGCCTGTTCGTCAAGCGTTCGCTCGGCTCCGGCTATGCCGGCATCGACAACACGCTGTTCTACAAGGACGGCACCATGATGCTGCTCGGCGACGCCAAGAAGATGACGGAAGAAATCGTCAAGGCCATGGATCACTGA
- a CDS encoding NAD(P) transhydrogenase subunit alpha: MDQTLQKALDQLDQASAAVRLAVHNLANTPGTEAAGDAAHALSGGAIDPFVFRFAIFILAIFVGYYVVWSVTPALHTPLMAVTNAISSVIVVGALLAVGISASGIATGFGFVALMLVSVNIFGGFLVTQRMLAMYKKKDK, translated from the coding sequence ATGGATCAGACCCTGCAGAAAGCCCTCGATCAACTGGACCAGGCAAGTGCCGCCGTCCGGCTCGCGGTCCACAATCTGGCCAATACGCCAGGCACCGAGGCGGCCGGTGATGCCGCGCACGCGCTGTCGGGCGGTGCCATCGATCCCTTCGTCTTCCGCTTCGCCATTTTTATCCTGGCTATCTTCGTCGGCTACTATGTCGTCTGGTCCGTCACGCCGGCCCTGCACACGCCGCTGATGGCCGTCACCAACGCCATCTCGTCCGTCATCGTCGTCGGCGCGCTGCTAGCGGTCGGCATCTCGGCGTCCGGCATTGCCACCGGCTTCGGCTTCGTTGCGCTGATGCTGGTGTCCGTCAACATCTTCGGCGGCTTCCTCGTCACCCAGCGCATGCTGGCGATGTACAAGAAGAAGGACAAGTGA
- a CDS encoding Re/Si-specific NAD(P)(+) transhydrogenase subunit alpha — MGQTVFIPRELDANEPRVAASPDTVKRLAGLGFDVIVETGAGTRSRIPDEDFAKAGATIGKAADVAKADVVLKVRRPTDAELKGYRSGAAVIAIMDPYGNDAAVAALAKAGVTAFSMEFMPRITRAQSMDVLSSQANLAGYQAVIDGASEYDRALPMMMTAAGTVPAAKVFIMGVGVAGLQAIATARRLGAVVTATDVRPAAKEQVASLGAKFLAVEDEEFKAAETAGGYAKEMSREYQAKQAALTAEHIAKQDIVITTALIPGRPAPKLVSAAMVASMKPGSVLVDLAVERGGNVEGAVPGQVITTANNVKIVGHLNVPGRIAASASLLYAKNLFTFVETMVDKTTRTLAINRDDDLVKATMLTDGGKVVHPAFAKAAEQPHVEPAAIPAKTMVADASPQPANKSASPKKPAAPKSAATKSTSSKPKGIA, encoded by the coding sequence GTGGGACAGACGGTTTTCATTCCTCGTGAACTCGATGCGAACGAACCCCGCGTTGCGGCCTCGCCGGATACGGTGAAGCGGCTGGCAGGCCTGGGCTTCGACGTGATTGTCGAAACCGGCGCGGGGACGAGGTCGCGCATTCCCGATGAGGATTTCGCCAAGGCGGGAGCCACAATCGGCAAGGCCGCCGATGTCGCCAAGGCCGACGTGGTGCTGAAAGTGCGCCGGCCAACGGATGCCGAGCTGAAGGGCTACAGATCCGGTGCTGCGGTCATCGCCATCATGGATCCCTATGGCAATGATGCGGCCGTCGCCGCTCTCGCCAAGGCCGGTGTCACCGCCTTCTCGATGGAATTCATGCCGCGCATCACGCGCGCCCAGTCGATGGACGTGCTGTCTAGCCAAGCCAACCTTGCCGGCTATCAGGCGGTGATCGACGGCGCCTCGGAATATGACCGGGCGCTGCCAATGATGATGACGGCGGCGGGCACGGTCCCGGCAGCGAAGGTCTTCATCATGGGCGTCGGCGTCGCCGGCCTGCAGGCGATCGCCACCGCGCGCCGCCTCGGCGCGGTCGTCACAGCCACCGACGTTCGCCCCGCCGCCAAGGAACAGGTCGCCTCGTTGGGCGCGAAGTTCCTGGCGGTCGAGGACGAGGAGTTCAAGGCGGCCGAGACGGCCGGCGGCTACGCCAAGGAAATGTCCAGGGAATACCAGGCCAAGCAGGCGGCACTGACCGCCGAGCACATCGCCAAGCAGGACATCGTCATCACCACGGCGCTGATTCCCGGTCGCCCCGCGCCGAAGCTGGTGTCGGCGGCCATGGTCGCCTCGATGAAGCCGGGCTCGGTGCTCGTCGATCTCGCGGTAGAGCGTGGCGGCAATGTAGAGGGCGCTGTGCCGGGGCAGGTGATTACCACGGCCAACAATGTGAAGATCGTCGGCCACCTGAATGTGCCCGGCCGTATCGCCGCATCCGCCTCGCTGCTTTACGCCAAGAACCTTTTCACCTTCGTCGAAACGATGGTCGACAAGACCACGAGGACACTTGCCATCAATCGCGACGACGATTTGGTCAAGGCAACGATGCTGACCGACGGCGGCAAGGTCGTGCACCCCGCCTTTGCCAAGGCGGCCGAGCAGCCCCATGTCGAGCCGGCCGCGATCCCGGCCAAGACGATGGTCGCCGATGCCTCGCCCCAGCCTGCGAATAAATCGGCCTCGCCAAAGAAACCTGCCGCGCCCAAATCGGCCGCGACCAAGTCTACCTCGTCCAAGCCCAAGGGGATTGCGTGA
- a CDS encoding aa3-type cytochrome c oxidase subunit IV, whose amino-acid sequence MADHSPTGPVELGAKMDYAEHDRTYAGFLVLAKYGSLFCAALLIAMAFGFFAAGFFSALILFVLILAVGAFILR is encoded by the coding sequence ATGGCTGATCACTCGCCGACCGGTCCTGTCGAACTGGGCGCGAAGATGGACTATGCCGAGCACGACCGCACCTATGCGGGCTTCCTCGTGCTGGCCAAATACGGGTCGCTTTTTTGCGCGGCCCTTCTCATAGCGATGGCTTTCGGCTTCTTCGCGGCCGGCTTCTTTTCGGCGCTTATCCTGTTCGTCCTGATCCTGGCCGTCGGCGCCTTCATTCTCCGATAG
- a CDS encoding DUF3096 domain-containing protein: MHISTLALTPLISLIAGVLILVMPRLLNYIVALYLVVGLIGLFPHLAG, from the coding sequence ATGCACATCTCCACGCTCGCGCTCACCCCGCTCATCTCGCTGATCGCCGGCGTGCTGATCCTGGTGATGCCTCGTCTGCTGAACTATATCGTCGCGCTCTACCTCGTCGTCGGTCTGATTGGTTTGTTTCCGCATCTCGCCGGCTGA
- a CDS encoding N-acyl amino acid synthase FeeM domain-containing protein, which produces MDTQQLGLARAASKTTPPSSSGFSRHVMDVLEHIEYRLCDSGEDLEAIYRLRYNSYVHAGMVKPDASRMVKDKFDDLPNSYRFGVFFDGALVSTIRIHYASAKYSVSPSTDVFGDVLARRLSAGETFVDPSRFAADLEWSTSLRVLPYVTLRLAVVACNKFKATYCLTAIKEEHSSFYQRIFRSEQAVPPRTYPGLTVPVHLFQSKCSENMEATLDRFPFFQSTAFEQRMLFHRPANGELAPLTILPTAKYFSEAA; this is translated from the coding sequence ATGGACACGCAACAGCTAGGCTTGGCCCGAGCGGCTTCGAAGACGACACCTCCATCCTCATCCGGTTTCTCGCGCCACGTCATGGACGTTCTGGAGCACATCGAGTACCGGCTTTGCGATAGCGGTGAGGATTTGGAAGCGATCTATCGGCTTCGTTACAATTCCTATGTCCATGCAGGCATGGTGAAGCCAGACGCCTCTCGCATGGTCAAGGACAAGTTCGACGATCTGCCCAATTCCTACCGCTTCGGCGTGTTCTTCGACGGAGCCCTGGTGAGCACCATCAGGATTCACTATGCGAGCGCGAAATACTCTGTTTCACCCAGCACCGATGTCTTTGGCGACGTGCTGGCACGCCGGTTGTCGGCTGGAGAAACTTTCGTCGACCCCAGCCGCTTCGCGGCCGATCTTGAATGGTCGACCAGCCTGCGTGTCCTGCCTTATGTAACTCTGCGGCTTGCCGTAGTGGCCTGCAATAAATTCAAGGCTACTTATTGCCTGACCGCGATCAAGGAAGAACATTCCAGTTTCTACCAGCGTATATTCCGTTCCGAACAGGCCGTTCCGCCCCGTACCTACCCGGGACTCACCGTGCCGGTGCATCTGTTCCAGTCGAAATGTTCCGAAAACATGGAGGCCACGCTGGATCGTTTCCCGTTCTTCCAATCCACGGCCTTCGAACAGCGAATGCTGTTTCATCGGCCGGCCAATGGTGAACTTGCGCCGCTGACTATTTTGCCCACCGCCAAGTACTTCAGCGAAGCCGCCTGA